CCGCGTCGCTCGGCTGCCCCTTCTCGCCCCGGATCGTGGTATCCAGGATCGCTAGCGGACGAAGGCGGGCCAGCGCTTCAAGCCTCCTTCGCCGGCCTGGCTTTAAGAGCTTTTTGATTTCGCCGACCTCGGACTCAAACAGCGTTGCAAGGTCCGTCGGCGGCGAGCTCGAGACGGGGAGCACGCGGGTCGGGAGGCGGGTGGCAAGCTCCTCGTCGAAGACGCTCTTCAACAGATCCCGGAACAGCGTCACGCCCGATTGGACGTGCACGTAGAGCTGGCATTCGGAGATGTCGAGCAAGTGGTGCTGCGCCCCGTCCCGTAACCCGTTGATTGTCTGCAGCACGAGCGCCTGTTCCTCGCTCAGGTACCTGATCGTCCCGTCACTCAACGAGCGCCGCACGCAGGCGTCGAAGCCGATCGTCTGCTTGGCGCGCTTCTCGCGGATGCGACCCCCGCGATGCAGGATGGCGGCCTTCATCAGCATCTCGAAGCCATGGTCGAGCATGATCAGCGTGCTGCTGATGCGCCCCCGGTCGTGAGGTCGGTTGAAGAGCTCGATGGCCAACACGAGCGAGTCGCAAGCTTTGTTTAGCAAGAGCTTGGCCTCGCGCTTCATACGCGCATCCTCTCCAAGAACCGTTCCGCGTCCTTCACCCGCAGCTCGCCGGAGATGAGCCTGGGCAGAAGCGCATCGCGCAGGGCGGCGAGAGTGCGGGATTCGCGTACATTGGATACGAGGCGCTGCCGAAGCGGCAGTATCGCTCTCAGGAACTGATCCATCACCGTTGTCGGGGGGACGACGAGACTCGCGGCCACGATAACCTTTGCATTCATGTTGGCCTGAACTGATCCGCTCTTGGCCCCCTCCGCATACTCCGCGTATAGGTCTGACTTGAGGAAGCCGTAGACATAGTAGCTGTGAGCAAGCGACCTCGTCTTGAGCCGTACGAGGTAGGAGGCGAACACCGCATCGACCTCTTCCTCGATGATGGCAGATTTGCCTGGGTCGGCCATTCGAGCAACGACTATATCCCCTACCTTGAGGGCGTACGCTTGCTTCGCATCTGGATCGATATGGCAGTGGGGCACGTCGGCCCAGTTAATCCAGTTCTGCTTGTTGATGTCTGTGACCCGCAGAAACTTCGGGCCAACGTGTTCAGCAACCGCGCTCGCGGTATAGCCGTACTGCGTGGAGCAAAGATCGGACAGATTTCCCACCTCCCACCCCTCCGGGATCTCGCCGAGTTCGGAGGTGGCGAGGCGGTCGGGGAAGAGGTCATAGAGGCGGGCGGGCAGGCCGGGGAGGGACTGGCCACGCCGCCAGCGGCCCTCCATCTTGGCGCGGACGGGGTCGAAGTCTACCAACCACGACTTGAAGAGCGCCCGCGCCATCTGCTCCAGCGTCTCGCTCATCCGCCGGTTCAGCTCGATCTTGTCGTCCAGCGTGCCGAGGATGTGGGCGATGGCGCGCTGTTCCGCTCGGTCGCGAGGAAGTCGGATGCGGATTTGCTTGAGGGCCGATCCTGGAATTTCCTTGAAGGTTGAGCCCGTCGCGTGGCGCTCAAGCTCCTCGACGTTCGCGAGTAACCAGTAATAAACGAACTCGTGGTCGTAGTCGGGCTTCACCACGAGGCTGCGGAAGCCCTGGTTGGTCGCGATTGGATTTGCAGCGATCGCGACGTAGCCGATCGGTGCCCGACTGGATAACAACACGCTGTTCGGGGGAAGCAGCTGTGCGGAGCACCTCTCTAATCCCTTGCGGGACAGATTACGTTCGCCACGACTAACGTAACGCGGATGTGGGCCTGCGAGGTCTTTTGGCGTGAGCCACGGAACATCTCCGTCAAAGTTCGCGGGGTCTCGTGTCGATGGTGTACTACCACCGATGACATCGGCAATATCGCCGATCGCTTTCTCGACCCACTCACCCGTCATACCCGAGCCCCTTCAGGTCGGCCTCAATCGCGGCACCCAGCTTCCCGGCTTTCGCCAGCCGCTCGCGCGACGCGCGCCGCTTCATGCCCGTTCCTCCTCCGGTTCCTCGAACACGCGCAGGTAGGGGTCGAAGCGGAAGCGGCGGTTGCGGGCGTAGCCGGTGATCTCGCCCAGCACGCCCACCTCCACGAGGCGGTTGACCAGGTTGTTGGCGCCCGCAGGGGTGACGTCGAGCCACTCTCGCACGGTGGCGACGGTCACGATGGGGTGATCGAAGAGCTTCTCCAGGATGCGATGGCCGTTGGCGGCGGCGCGGCCCAGACGCTCGGTGATGCGGTCGCGGTACTCCCCGCGCATGCGCAGGATGGCCGCCGCGGTCTGCGCCGCTTGGGCTGCGACCTCGGCCACGCCGCGCAGGAAGAAGCCAAGCCAGCCTTTCCAGTTGCCCGGTCGCGCACGGCCTGAAGGACACGGTTCTTGCCGTCCTCCTGGCCAGAAGACTCGTGGCGCTGTGATTGGCAGTTCGTTGAACGCGAAGAGAGTCGGAAGCTCCGCTTTGTAGCTCTGGAGCTGCCGAAAAGCCGTCGAGACAGTGGCCTCTTCGTCGGCCGGGTTCTTGAGCTCGACGATGGCCAGGGGCAGGCCGTTGACGAACAGCACCACGTCTGGCCGCCGCGTGTGCTGATTCTCGGTCACGGTAAATTGATTGACCGCCAGCCAGTCGTTGCCATCGGGATCATCGAAGTCAACGATGCGTGCTTGCGTCGCGGCGGGGGTTCCAGTCGGGTTGGCCTCCTACGGGGGGGCAACCCCGTAGTCTTGCGGAGATGCCGCCTATTTGGGAGGGGCCGCGGGACCGACGCCCTCGAGCACGATCTGGCGGAGCGTCTCCGCCTCCCCGAACCGTTTGAGCGCATCGAGAATCTCGATGCCGGCGAGTCGGCCCTGGGCATCGTAATCAGCGGCGATGCCTTCGGCCAGATGCTTCGTGGTGACGGAAGTCTCGCGAAAAATGATGCTCAGGGCGTCGACCTCGGGATCGTAGGCGATCTTCACGGTGGCCTCCTCTCTCGAGTACTTCAGAAATAGTACGTGTACACCGTCACTACCACAACCTCGTTCGGTTCCTCGACAAAAATGGGCCGCACGCGCTTGGTGGAGTACACAACCCCGTTCCAGACCTGACCGAACGCGTAATCTTTGTGGCATTCGAGACGCCCAAGCTCGGCAGGCCTCCACTGGGCCGTCCGAATTGCTTCCTCCACCTCTTCAACGCTGAACCCCCGCCTATCGAGGTAACGCAGCGCATGGCCAGACAACCTTATCGGTTTCACTTACCGCTCCACAAGTTTGCCTCTTCGGCGATCTCGCTACCCAGGTGCTGTTCGATCCCTCCACCGCGTCGCGGGTTCCAGCTCCGAGATCGCCCTGGGGGACGCTCGTTGCGAGGCGGCGTGCCCGTCGCGAAGTGGTCGATGTCGCTGCGGTCGTCGGCCCCTCCCCACGCACGAAAACCAAAGACCCGGACGTTGCGCGCGCCGCACGTCGCCGCGATGCGCACGATCCGCTCGCGGAGCGCTCCGTGAATCGCCATAGCCGAGCTCCTCGAGGTTCTTGGCAATGGCGGCATCGAGCCGTGCGGCCTCGGCCGGCTTCTCGCGCAACGCGGCGGTGTTCATCATGCCGAGTCCTCAGGCCGCGTAGCGCAGGATTTCCACCTCCGCATGGCGTCTGGCCGCCTCCTCGGCCTGCGCATAGAGCTTCCGCCCGACCGCCTCGTCGAGGTAGTACTCGCCGCAGTTCTGGCACACTTCTGCCGGTGTGCCTTTCACGAGGACGGTCGTCTCGCCGCGGTGCAACGTGGCCGTCACCGTTCCGGGGCGTGTCTCCCCATTCTTGCAGATCGCGCACTTCATGTTCACCTCCTGGTTCTGAAATCGTCGCTCCAAAGCTTCGGATCCGGTGTATACACCGTCACCACGAAGCATATTCGGTTCTCGGGGTCTTGTGCCACAACCACATGAAGGGGGTTTCCTCGCTCGAACCCCAGGATCAAGACGCTGGTCGTCCGGATAGGACGCGATCACCTCGCCTTCTTGGATGATCCGAAGCACGGTATCCGGATGGACCGCGCGCTCAAAGAGGCGTTCGAAGGCGTGGCGTGTGAACCGAACGGCGCTACACTCCATATCCCAGCTCCTTCAGGTTGGCGGCGATGGCGGCATCGAGTCGCGCCGCCTCGGCCTGCTGCTCGCGCAGTTGCGCCACCAACCGCGCCATCTTCTCCTCGAACGGTTCGCCGTCGTCTTCCGGCGCCTCGGCGCCGACGTAGCGGCCCGGGGTGAGCACATGGCCGTGTTTGCGGATCTCCTCGAGGCTCGCGCTCTTGCAGAAGCCCGGGACGTCCCGGTACTCGCCCGCGTCCTTCTCGCCCCTCCAGGCGTGGTAGGTTCCGGCGATCTTCTCGATGTCCTCTTCCGTGAGCTCCCGGTGGGTTCGGTCCACCATGCGGCCCATCTTGCGCGCGTCGATGAAGAGGACCTGGCCGCGCCGATCGCGGAAGCGACCGTTTTTCTTGCTGCGCGCAAGAAACCAGAGGCAGGCCGGAATCTGGGTCGAGTAGAAGAGCTGGCCCGGCAGCGCGATCATGCAGTCCACGAGATCCGCTTCGACGATGTTTTTCCGGATCTCGCCCTCGCCGGACTGGTTGGAAGACATCGAGCCGTTCGCGAGCACGAAGCCCGCGGTGCCGATGGGCGCGAGGTGGTGGGTGATGTGCTGCACCCACGCGAAGTTCGCGTTGCCGACGGGCGGAACACCGAACTTCCAGCGCTTGTCCTCGCGCAGGCGCTCCCCGCCCCAGTCGCTCACGTTGAAGGGGGGATTGGCGAGGATGTAGTCGGCCTTGAGGTCCGGGTGCCGATCGTTGTGAAAGCTATCGCCGTGGGCGATCTGGCCCTCGATGCCGCGGATGGCGAGGTTCATCTTGCAAAGACGCCAGGTCGTGTAGTTCGACTCCTGGCCGTAGATCGAGATATCGCCGAGCCGTCCGCCGTGCGCCTCGATGAATTTCTCGGACTGCACGAACATGCCGCCCGAACCGCAGCAGGGGTCGTAGACGCGGCCCTTGTAGGGCTCGAGCATCTCGACGAGCAGACGGACGATACAGGTGGGCGTGTAGAACTCCCCGCCCTTTCGGCCCTCGGCGCTCGCGAACTGCGCGAGGAAGTATTCGTAGATGCGCCCGAGAACGTCCTTCGAGCGGGCGTGCTCGTCGCCCACCCGGATGTTGCTCACGAGGTTCACGAGCTGGCCGAGGCGCTGCTTGTCCAGCGCCGGCCGCGCGTAGTCCTTGGGAAGGACACCCTTGAGCGAGGGGTTGTCGCGCTCGACGGCTTCCATGGCCCGGTCGACGATCTCGCCGATCGCGGGCTGCGGCGCGCTCGCCTGGATGTACGACCAGCGGGCTTCTTTCGGCACCCAGAAGACGTTGGCCGCCCGGTACTCGTCGGGGTCCTCGGGGTCGGCACCCTGGGCGCGCTCGGCCTCGAGCTTTGCGTGCTGCTCCTCGAAGGCGTCCGAGATGTACTTGAGGAAGATGAGCCCCAGGACCACGTGCTTGTACTCGGCCGCGTCCATGCTGCCGCGCAGCGCGTCGGCCATTTTCCAGAGCTCGGCCTCGTAGCCGACGGTCGCCGTGTTCGTTCCCTTTCGTCCCTTCTTCGGAGCCTTCTGCCTCGGCATGGGTCACTCTCTCGCGGGGCAGTTTACTTTTCGTATCGGCCTTTTCCAGCATCGGTCGAAGGAGACGCTCGATCTTCGCTCACTTGCGTGCCACCAGCTCCTCCGCAGTCAGTCCGATGTCCCGTGCGATCTTCCGAAGCAGCGTAGGTGAAATGATGACACCTCGGCCATCCGACATCGGAAAGGCTCGGCGGCGGAGCGGCTTGACCTCGCGCAGCCCTCATATAACTCTTGTTATAACGTCGCGCTCGAAGGAGGTGCCATGAAGCTCAAAGTGACGACGGTGGGCAATTCGGCGGGCATCATTCTTCCGAGGGAGCTGATGGCGCGTCTGCGCGTGGAAAAAGGCGACGTTCTCTACGCCCTCGAACTCCCGGACGGAATCAAGCTCACGCCCTTCGATCCTGCGCTCGCCGAGCAGATGGAGACTGCGGAGAGGGTCATGCGCAAGCGTCGCGCCCTCCTGAAAAAGCTTGCGCAGAGCTGAGCGTGATCGTCTGGCTGGAGAAGAGCCTCGTGCTCGCCATACATGCTCGACAGCTCGCCGAGCACGGAGGCAGAGCCGGCGTGCGGGACGAGGCACTGCTCGAGTCCGCGCTTGCCCGCCCTCGACACCGCCACGCTCGGGGCGAGCCCGCGCCCGATGTCGCGGATCTTGCGGCAAGTCTCGCCTACGCTCTGGCACAGAATCATCCCTTCGTAGACGGAAACAAGCGCACGGCCGCCGTCGCGTGCGAAACGTTTCTCGAGCTCAACGGTGTCACGCTCGACGCGAGCGATGCCGAGCTCTTCCCTCTCTATGTCGCCTTGGCCGAAGGGAAGCTCGCGGAGAAAGACTTTGCTGCCTGGCTACGCAGGCGCCTCCGTCCGGCACCGCAGGGCGAAGTCCACGAACCGCCCGCACGGTACCGAGGTAGGCAAGCGGCCACCCAGACGCGTCGCGTTCCACGGCGGCGGGCAGGCTGAGTCCGTGCTCTGGAACGATCCGGAACACACCTTCCCGTCCCCGCCCCCCCCGGACGCGACGGAGCGCGTCCCTCCGGGTGGCCGCGTTCGCAATCGGCACGAACCGCCACTACGCATGCGATGGCCGCGTTCACCCGGCGCCCCCGGCGGACGCGACGGAGCGCGTCCCGCCGCGGGTCCGTGTTCGTGGATGCGCGTGAACGTCGACCCTCGGATGCAACCGGAGGGACCCGCTCTGTCGGGTCCGTGTTTCGGCACATCCCGCCGACCGTGATTCACGGCACGCGACATTCCCCCGCCCCCGGACGCGACGGAGCGCGTCCCTCCGGAGTCCGACGTTCGCGCGTCGCACGCAAACGGCGGGCCATCGCTCTGAACGCAGACCGCGGAGGCGTTTGCGATCGAACCCCGGCGGGCGCGACGGAGGGCGCCCCTACCGCGGGAGCGGCGGCAGGTCGCCGGCGTGCTCCTCCCAGTTCTCGCCGTCGAAAAAGCGCACGCTCGTAATCCGGAAGGTTCCGGGATCGAGGCAGCGGACATTGACGCTCACGCCGTCGGGATGGGAGCGAGGGATGTAGAAGGACTTCACGCCGCAAACGCGGCAGAAAAGATGGCGCGCCACGCCGGTGTGGAAGGTGTACGTGGAAAGCTCCGACTCTCCCTGGAGGAGAAAGAAGCGAGAACGCGGCACGATCCAGTGAAGGTAAGCGAGCCGGCGGCACATCGAGCAGTTGCACTCCAGGACCTCGATCTCCTCGGGCCCAAGGACCTCGAACCGAACGCGCCCGCAGTGGCATCCGCCGCGGTGTCGCCGGAGATTCGAGCGCTCCTTCGGCTTCCACGGCGGGCCCTCCTTCAGCGGGCGGACGTCCTGTAGCCGTAGAGCCAGCGGTTTCTCGTCTTACCCACGTTGACGACGGTGTGCGACGTTCCGGCGGGAATCAGGACCTCCTCGCCCACGCGGGGTCGAAAAACCCGGCCACCCATCCGGATCTCGATCTCGCCCTCGACGAGCATGACGAGCTCGTCGGTGTCGTGGACGAAGTCGGCCCAGACCTGTCCCGGCGGGTCCGTC
This Candidatus Binatia bacterium DNA region includes the following protein-coding sequences:
- the hsdS-1 gene encoding type I restriction system specificity protein; amino-acid sequence: MTGEWVEKAIGDIADVIGGSTPSTRDPANFDGDVPWLTPKDLAGPHPRYVSRGERNLSRKGLERCSAQLLPPNSVLLSSRAPIGYVAIAANPIATNQGFRSLVVKPDYDHEFVYYWLLANVEELERHATGSTFKEIPGSALKQIRIRLPRDRAEQRAIAHILGTLDDKIELNRRMSETLEQMARALFKSWLVDFDPVRAKMEGRWRRGQSLPGLPARLYDLFPDRLATSELGEIPEGWEVGNLSDLCSTQYGYTASAVAEHVGPKFLRVTDINKQNWINWADVPHCHIDPDAKQAYALKVGDIVVARMADPGKSAIIEEEVDAVFASYLVRLKTRSLAHSYYVYGFLKSDLYAEYAEGAKSGSVQANMNAKVIVAASLVVPPTTVMDQFLRAILPLRQRLVSNVRESRTLAALRDALLPRLISGELRVKDAERFLERMRV
- a CDS encoding DNA methyltransferase, which produces MPRQKAPKKGRKGTNTATVGYEAELWKMADALRGSMDAAEYKHVVLGLIFLKYISDAFEEQHAKLEAERAQGADPEDPDEYRAANVFWVPKEARWSYIQASAPQPAIGEIVDRAMEAVERDNPSLKGVLPKDYARPALDKQRLGQLVNLVSNIRVGDEHARSKDVLGRIYEYFLAQFASAEGRKGGEFYTPTCIVRLLVEMLEPYKGRVYDPCCGSGGMFVQSEKFIEAHGGRLGDISIYGQESNYTTWRLCKMNLAIRGIEGQIAHGDSFHNDRHPDLKADYILANPPFNVSDWGGERLREDKRWKFGVPPVGNANFAWVQHITHHLAPIGTAGFVLANGSMSSNQSGEGEIRKNIVEADLVDCMIALPGQLFYSTQIPACLWFLARSKKNGRFRDRRGQVLFIDARKMGRMVDRTHRELTEEDIEKIAGTYHAWRGEKDAGEYRDVPGFCKSASLEEIRKHGHVLTPGRYVGAEAPEDDGEPFEEKMARLVAQLREQQAEAARLDAAIAANLKELGYGV
- a CDS encoding death-on-curing protein; protein product: MIVWLEKSLVLAIHARQLAEHGGRAGVRDEALLESALARPRHRHARGEPAPDVADLAASLAYALAQNHPFVDGNKRTAAVACETFLELNGVTLDASDAELFPLYVALAEGKLAEKDFAAWLRRRLRPAPQGEVHEPPARYRGRQAATQTRRVPRRRAG